CCTGGGACGAATGCCTGGCCCTCTGCCCTGGAAGCACCCCGAGGCTCACAACCTTAACGGCCAGGCAACAGGCTGCATACGAAATCAGATCTGTGACAGACTCCGCAACACCAAAAGGGAGAAAATGTGTATCCAAAAGCTGAGTTTGctcctttctgttatttttattcacCCATGCTGACTGTGTAGAAAAttgcatagaataatttagaatgtgttaattttcaaaaaaaggataaatatttcagcagtataAAAGCAGTGTCAATGAGCCTCATCATTGTTTCAAAACCTTTCTTTGTATTATCTTCCACCAGCTTATTCTGTCCTTTTTGGCAAACAGTGTAAAATGACATTGCTAACTGTGAGGAGCTACAGAAAagatgacttttattttttttttttaatcttaacatGAGTTCCCTCTGTCCCTGCATCCACAGGCTGTCTCTCACTTTCTACATGGGTTGCAAGTGGTTTAGGGCTGAGCTGTTTTTTGACCTGCACTTGTATACTGTCTAATACCCCGGTGCTGGCCCACCTCTGGGTGCACCGAGAGCTGCTTCTGCCGAGGAAGTCATTTTTCTTAGTATGAACCAAAACAGTCTGCAGGGCCGCTGCCATGGGAGGCAGCCGGCGGCCACAGAGGGGCCAGGCGGCAGAGCGGGgtctctgctcagctgcagccagcGCCGTGTTTTTTGGGGCAGGAGGCGGGCTGATCTCGCTGTGACTTTCCACCGAGAAGTCATTTTCCATCTCCTTTCAGCCCCCTCCAGCTGAATGCGGTAGCGCGGCATGCAGAGGTACACAGAAATAAGAGCACCTAAATGTGCGTGCTGCTGAAAAAAGGTTTCTGCTGGCAAATGCTCTCTAAAAATAGCCCCAAGTCCGCCTGTGACGGCAGCTGGATGTCAGCAATGAAAGCAGGCGAGGAGGTTGTTTGGCTGAACTCGGGCTCCAGCCACCTCAGTGACGAAGGGGAGTTTTCAAGTTCAACTTCTGCATGGACCTAGCAAAACCCTTCCTGGAGACAGCTTCATTCACGCTGCACTTTAGCACTCTGACAGCCATCGAAGGCACTTGCTTTCAAACACCAGTCCTCACTTTTTGCACAGACGCAGGTAGGAAAGTCATTTGTTAATTAAATTTCCCTTGCCAATTTACATCAAAAAGGGGAAACTCTTTCCAGAAGCTCAGGACACTTTCATAACCCTTaacctataaaaaaaaaagttgtacagCTTTTCTAAACCTGCCCAAAAACCACTAGTGGATTGTCCCAGGCCGAACGGTGAATAATGAAAGAAAGTCCAGGAGCAGTACAGCTGGGCTGAACACTGGGAACATCTGCTCACATTCTCCTCCGGCTCCCCCTTTCATCTTCGGATTTTCTCATAAATTTTTTTCAAAGGGATGCCATCCCACAGGaaaatggcaaaaggaaaaaacctcAGACACTATTAGTCAGTGAGGCCAGCAAAagctgcaagagaagaaaaatccttcATAGGAATCCCCCAcatctgagaagcagcagcaaaattcaCCAGGGAAAAACTCACTATTGCCAGTCCGGCAATGTCTTTTATCCACGTGGGAGCCTGCGTTTGTCCACCGCTTTCATTACTCATGGACAGTATGACATCAGGAAAGAGGAGTAAAGGAGAATAATCAGAAACGGGTGCAGAGAGAATAATGTCCAAAGAGGGCATTTCTCTCTTAAAAAGACCTGTTCGTTCACCTGCACATATCTTTGGCTGCACAGCAGCCTGTCTGAGGACTGGGGGTACAGGAACGGAGTAAAAGTCTGGTTAATGCTGACGGTGTGGCACTGACACCAAACGGACGGTTACCGCCACCTCCGAGACGCGAAACCCCTCGCCGGCTGCGCCCGCTCGGGGCACGGGCAGAGGCCGGGGGCGACGGCGAGGGGCGCCCGACGGCGGCAGCACGGCGGCCGGtgccgccccggggcccggcggggcgggcagggaaagccccggggccgcgctcgccgGGGGCAGCCGCCCAAGGCGCAGCAGGGAAGTACCGGCGGCGCGGGGTTAGTCACCGGGGCGCCGAGTACTTCCCCGGCCGTGGAAAAACGCCAAGTTGCCGCTGCCGCAGAGGCCGGGCGGGCGCAGCAGGGAATtcctccgccccggcccgcccctcggctcggcccgccccggcccggcccacccctcgcggcgcggcgcggcccgcccgcggcgccgagCAGGACCGGGCTCGTCCGCCGGGCTCCGACTGGCTGGAAAttcccggccgcggcggctcctcccCCGCAGAAATCCCCTCCGCCGGGTATATGCgttgcgccgccgccgccgccgccactcgCGGATGTctgcccgctgccgccggccgtagcgcagccgccgccgcgccagcgccagccgcccgccgcccgccccggagCCGCGGCGCGGAGGCGCCCCCGCCGACATGAtcagcgcccgccgcgccgccgagcTGCCGGCCATGGAGGGCCGCGAGGCGCCGCGCAAGGagcgcgcggcggcgccgccgcagGACGACCGCCACGACAGCGGGCTGGACTCCATGAAGGACGAGGAGTACCGGCAGCtcgtgcaggagctgcaggacatcCGCCTCCAGCCCCGCGACGCCCCGGCCTGGCCGCAGGGCGACCCGCCGCCGCACGCCTGGGCCCAGCAGCTCACCGAGGACGGCGACACGTAAgtgcggcgggcgcggggccgggccgggccgggccggggggcggcggggccccgtggggggccgcggagcccgggccggggggcgcggaggccggcCGGGCtaggcggggggcggccgggccccgcgggagcgccaggccggggggcggcgccgggcggggcggggcggggcgggccgggaggcgccgggccggggccgcggaaAGTCCCTGGAGAGGCGCCAGGAAcaggcggctcccggcggccccgcggaAAGCACCGGCCGCCGAAAAGCCCCGGTTTCGAAACGCGGCACATGACGGCGGGcgcgccccggcggccgggccgctcGTCAGCGCTGCTCCTGCGGggattttcattcttctttttttgggTTGTTTCCTTCCTGCAGTTTTCTCCACTTGGCGATCATTCACGAAGAGAAGGCCCTGAGCCTGGAGGTGATCCGGCAGATGGCCGGTGACCGGCCCTTCCTCAACTTCCAGAACAACCTCAGCCAGGTACTGGTCTGCACCTGCTGCCACGCTGCAAAGAAAAGGCTCTTTTTTAGTAGTATTTTTTGAAGGATTTTAAATCAAAGCCTGCATTCGGAACAGCACCCGAATTACTCCAGTTGGTGTTAGTGCAACACTTCCCTTCACCAACAGCGGCATTTAGTGCCAGCATCTTTTAAATATGATGCAGTGGGTTGCACCCCTCTTCACTGTCACATTAATGATACCCTTCATATCACTGTTTGGTATCTGGAGCTCTGAGTTCATCACTTCCAGACAAAAAAGCAACTATGCAGTATATCAGGAAGCATTTAAAAAACTGTTTAtggggtttgtttttaattgggcAGAAATCACCAACTGGTTGAGGGTCTGTTTGCTcagacactgctgctgctgtgtgccgTGTTTGTAGTGCCACTTACCATCCTGTGGTTTTCCTTTTGTGTGCAGACTCCGCTTCACCTGGCTGTTATCACTGATCAACCTGAAATTGCTGAGAATCTTCTGAAGGCCGGATGTGACCCAGAAATCAGAGACTTCCGAGGGAACACGCCACTCCATATCGCCTGTGAGCAGGGCTCCCTCAGAAGTGTCAGCGTCCTCACACAGTACTGCCAGGAGCACCACCTTTTCTCTGTCCTGCAGGCAACCAACTACAATGGTACGCACCACCTGCTGTACTGAAATGCCAGTGTCCTGCAATGAGGACAGGATTCTTGTTCTGTAGATCTCAAAGACCTCTGGAAAGATGGAGAAGGCTGAGGAAGCCAAAGTACCTAGCGGTGTTtgatttccttaaaatttttCCTGATTGACTTATAGGCCTCCTTACTGATTGATGATCATTGGCTGCCATAACTTTAAACTCTGCATTTTTAATGACTACTTTTGCAGAATTTAATTAactcagaatattttatttcaagtgtTTCTATTTTTTGTTACAATAATTTGGagtcaaacactggaataaaGATAAAGCTAAGAAAGTGTCCCAAAATCTTTCCCTGTTGTCCATACATATTGGGAGTTGGAAGGCTTTCTTGGAAAACACCCCTTTGCCTTGGATAAATTGCAAACTTAAGTATTATTCTATCCTCCTGACTTTAAGTGAAAGATAAGGCATTAGATTAGAATTACTCAAATTTTACCTTCATTTGTATTTACAGGACACACATGTCTCCATTTGGCATCTATTCAAGGGTATCTGGCTGTCGTTGAATACTTGCTGTCCTTAGGAGCAGATGTAAATGCTCAGGTATGTAATTTATCTGTGAATTTAACTGAACAGGGTTGTGTAGTCATAAGAATCAGCAGATCTGGCACTGGCAAGCCTGGCTCTCCTAACATGAAACACTTGGGTTATTTTCATACAGGAGCCATGCAATGGCAGAACTGCACTACACTTGGCTGTAGACCTGCAGAATTCAGACCTGGTGTCACTTCTGGTGAAACATGGGGCAGATGTGAATAAAGTGACCTACCAGGGCTATTCCCCGTATCAGCTCACGTGGGGAAGAGACAACTCCAGCATACAGGAACAGCTGAAGCAGTTGACCACAGCTGACCTGCAAATGTTGCCCGAAAGTGAGGACGAGGAGAGCAGTGAATCGGAATCTGAATTCACAGAGGATGAAGTAAGTAGCTATTTGCACCTTTTCATAGGAAGGGACAAATCCTGCCCTTTTAGATGCTTAAGTTGTATTTTTGTTGGTACTCTGATGACATATGGGTGACTTCTTACCTATATAACATATAAGTATAAATATCCCCATAAAGTAAGGTTGCAGTGTCATGCATTGAAAGTATGGCAGTTAGGCCAATGTATAAATAGAATAAATAcaagaataaaatacaaaaagtacCTTAGGGAAAGGAGAGATTAATTTCACAGAGCATGATTCTCTGAACATTGTCCTGTTGCTCATACTTTGTCCCGTTGCTGATACCTACAGAACCTCATGACATACAGTTTTAGTTAACTTGTTGTTTTACCCTCCCACGATTTATTTTTTCTAACGTTCTCAGTGCTGTAAATTGCAAATGATAGCAAGCGTAACCATTGCTGTGGAGAAATTTTGTACACTACTAAAGTCAGGGCAAGCAGAACTTGGCTGTTCTCCCTGAGTAGATATGATACCTGCAGTAAGAGTTTTGCATTaacagcattttgttttttttcttccagcttatATATGATGACTGCCTTATTGGAGGACGACAGCTGGCATTTTAAAGCAGAGGTTCCTGTGAAAGGAAGTGACTGTGTACATATGTATAGGAAAAGGACTGgtgttcttcatttaaaaaaaaaaacaaaaacaaaatgtggaagaaaaaagtactgaaatACTACACCGCCCAGCAAGGAGCACTTAATTCTCACAGCAAGGTTCCACGTTCCAACCTGTGTTTAAATAACAGGAGTGGATAT
This window of the Dromaius novaehollandiae isolate bDroNov1 chromosome 5, bDroNov1.hap1, whole genome shotgun sequence genome carries:
- the NFKBIA gene encoding NF-kappa-B inhibitor alpha: MISARRAAELPAMEGREAPRKERAAAPPQDDRHDSGLDSMKDEEYRQLVQELQDIRLQPRDAPAWPQGDPPPHAWAQQLTEDGDTFLHLAIIHEEKALSLEVIRQMAGDRPFLNFQNNLSQTPLHLAVITDQPEIAENLLKAGCDPEIRDFRGNTPLHIACEQGSLRSVSVLTQYCQEHHLFSVLQATNYNGHTCLHLASIQGYLAVVEYLLSLGADVNAQEPCNGRTALHLAVDLQNSDLVSLLVKHGADVNKVTYQGYSPYQLTWGRDNSSIQEQLKQLTTADLQMLPESEDEESSESESEFTEDELIYDDCLIGGRQLAF